The Aedes albopictus strain Foshan chromosome 2, AalbF5, whole genome shotgun sequence region GAACTTCGTTGCGGTTGTTATACACTATTGGGAGATAGACGAAATGCGAAATGTTGTGTCTTGTGCCGTCCGCCGTTTTTATTCCGCCGCTGACGTTTCCTTTCTGCAAACCGCAGTCTTCCGCCAGCTCGACTCTTTTTCCTCCTAGCAGAGAGCAGTTCGCTCCACTGTCCAGCAAAGCTGTCAACTCCTTTCCCAGCACTGATATGACGGCGTGCGGTCGATTGTCACTTCCGGGGTTGATAATGATCGagttgaggttttgaaattcCGGGATATCGGAGGGGTCTCCGAGATTTTGCGGAGAGCTGCTCCCCTCTACTGCTGGTTCTCCGCTTGGTAGTTTACCGCGTCCATGCGGCACGTAAAGCAACTGCGCAGCGAGTAGCCTTTCCTTCCACAACGGTAGCAGAATAGGATGGCTTGCGGCTTCGGACAGTCCATGAATCTGTGACCCTCCTCGTCGCAGTTCCAGCAAAGCATTGCTATCCGTTGGCCGTTCGGAGCTTCTTCCTGCTGTATTTGGCGATCTTCCCGTTGTCTGGCTGGTTCTGGCAGCAGACGTTGGCTTCTTCGGTTATTGTCGCCCTGATCCGAGCTTGGCATCCACTGTCGTGCCTGCCAGCCCTGTGCTCTTTGCGGCTGTTCTTGCTGTTGTTGTGGTAGCCGAGTCTGGTACGATGCGGTTTGCGGCCGCTGCTGCTGTGCCGGCGTTTGCGCCTCTCTTGTGTACTGCCGCGCTGCTCGCAGGACGTCAGCCTCTGTCCGGTTGTACCTATCCGTTGGCCTTGTCTGCCTTTCGTCGCACGCCGCAAAGCTTGGTCTCGCAGACCTCCGCTCAATGTTCAATTTCAACGCGTTGACTTGCTCCACCAGTTCGTCGATGTTGTGCTGCCAATTGTCTTCTGGTCCTTCCTCCGCTGCTTCGTGCTCGAATGCGCCTTCTTCTACCTCCACGGCGTGAACTCTGTTGAACCGCTGTGGCTGTTGGTGATGCTGAACCGGTGGCGGTCTGCTAGGAACTACTGGTGTAGCGAAGTTCGGTTCCAGAAGCGCGCTGTGCGGAATGGGAATCCTGCGTTGTCTGTTCAGAAGCATCCTCGTCTCGTCGTATCCGGTGCAGACTTCCACCATTTCTTCCAGTGAACGAGGCCTCGCTGCTGTTACGATGGCAGCGTAGTTCTCGTTCATGTTTTTCTTCACCAGGAAGAACTTTTCGTCGTCTGGAATTGGTGGATCGACGAAGCGGAAGAGCGCTGAAATGTCGCGATAGAATTTCGCGAAGGATTCTTCCCTTCCTTGGAATCGGAAGCTAGCTTCCAGACGGAGAATTTGGGAGTACCCGCTGGGCAGGAATTCTCTTCGAATCTCTCGCTTGAACTGGTCCCAGGTGCGCAACAGGTTTTGCGAGGTTGCTCGTGAATACCAGTCGATGGCGTCCTCCTGTAGTAGGTGTTTGATGGAGCTCAGGAGTGTGGCATCACTCATGCCTTCTGACCTCGCGAACGTTTCCACGCGATCTAGGAACACGTTGAGTGATGTAGTGTCCTTCTCGCCGCGAAACTTGAAAGGCCAGTTGTGCACGGCCTTCTGAATCCGTCGATCATCCACTCGTTCCGGCGCTGGTCGTTCTCGACGCACTAGCCGCTCCAGATCGTCCCGCATTCGGCAATATTCTTCGTGCATCCGCTGCTCTCTTTCCTGCATCTCCACTATTATCGATTGCAGCTCGTGAACTTCTCGTGATTGTGTTTCTCGAGCTGTCCGGTTCCATGTTTCTCGCTCCCGTTGAAGGTAGGGAGGCGGTGGTGAGGTGTTCCGTTGTCTAGGCTGTGTTTCACTTCCATCTTCGTTGTCTCGCGCTCGAAACGAACTCGAAAATAGCAATCCTCGTCCCTGTCCACCAGAGAATGATGTCATCAGAGGCTGCTGTGATGCTGGCGGCGGTGTGGATTCTTGATTTGAACTGTTGCCCACTGGAATCGTGGCATCCGTCGTTCCGCCGACTGCTCCTTCCTCTTCGTCGTT contains the following coding sequences:
- the LOC134287575 gene encoding uncharacterized protein LOC134287575, whose protein sequence is MDYTHLTDEEVTYELALRHVVNLGPTTHRGKVLRLKALLQEESLRDNQPTSSAHVMSPQSNIEYCETQIQQLHISTEAAIRTADRAAINQCRTRLTHYRDRLRLINPPVELRELHGMLTMHVTVLLNKVNGTSVVSSVQRGEIEVNHTSSTDAIRRSNDEEEGAVGGTTDATIPVGNSSNQESTPPPASQQPLMTSFSGGQGRGLLFSSSFRARDNEDGSETQPRQRNTSPPPPYLQRERETWNRTARETQSREVHELQSIIVEMQEREQRMHEEYCRMRDDLERLVRRERPAPERVDDRRIQKAVHNWPFKFRGEKDTTSLNVFLDRVETFARSEGMSDATLLSSIKHLLQEDAIDWYSRATSQNLLRTWDQFKREIRREFLPSGYSQILRLEASFRFQGREESFAKFYRDISALFRFVDPPIPDDEKFFLVKKNMNENYAAIVTAARPRSLEEMVEVCTGYDETRMLLNRQRRIPIPHSALLEPNFATPVVPSRPPPVQHHQQPQRFNRVHAVEVEEGAFEHEAAEEGPEDNWQHNIDELVEQVNALKLNIERRSARPSFAACDERQTRPTDRYNRTEADVLRAARQYTREAQTPAQQQRPQTASYQTRLPQQQQEQPQRAQGWQARQWMPSSDQGDNNRRSQRLLPEPARQREDRQIQQEEAPNGQRIAMLCWNCDEEGHRFMDCPKPQAILFCYRCGRKGYSLRSCFTCRMDAVNYQAENQQ